In one window of Saprospiraceae bacterium DNA:
- the ruvC gene encoding crossover junction endodeoxyribonuclease RuvC, whose product MEEQKTRILGIDPGTNVLGYAIIDASKKEIKVIEIGVVTFAHLGAEQTVKLRYIFEQVQDLIHQYRPTEMAIEQPFYAKNVQSMLKLGRAQGVAIAAGMVNNLATTEYMPKKIKSAVTGNGNASKEQVAGMLENILKTKFSEQYFDATDALAAAVCHWYQSSNAALKGAKSYTGWKAFLKDNPKRAK is encoded by the coding sequence ATGGAAGAACAAAAAACGCGCATCCTCGGCATTGACCCCGGCACCAATGTGCTGGGTTATGCCATTATTGATGCGAGCAAAAAGGAAATAAAGGTGATTGAAATAGGCGTGGTCACGTTTGCGCATCTCGGTGCCGAACAGACGGTGAAGTTGCGCTACATCTTCGAGCAAGTGCAGGATTTGATTCACCAATATCGCCCCACGGAGATGGCGATAGAGCAACCTTTCTACGCCAAAAACGTGCAGTCCATGCTCAAGTTGGGTCGCGCCCAGGGGGTCGCCATCGCTGCTGGCATGGTGAACAACCTCGCCACAACAGAATATATGCCCAAAAAAATCAAAAGCGCCGTGACGGGCAATGGAAACGCTTCCAAGGAGCAGGTGGCGGGAATGTTGGAGAACATCCTGAAAACAAAATTTTCCGAACAATACTTCGATGCCACAGATGCTTTGGCAGCGGCTGTGTGCCACTGGTACCAATCCTCAAACGCCGCGCTCAAAGGTGCCAAATCA
- a CDS encoding 3-hydroxybutyryl-CoA dehydrogenase, which translates to MDTIGILGAGAMGSGIAQVAAAAGHQVVICDNLTIALAKAGKGMQASLKLGVEKGKITDAEAYSLFSRVRFTDHMSEFRDCAIIIEAIVEDIEQKQIAFKSMEAIVDENTILASNTSSLSISAMGAQLKHPERILGVHFFNPAPLMRLVEIIPGLQTRPDVVERGKKLIDSWGKTTVIAKDTPGFIVNRVARPYYGEALRIFDEGIADVATIDWAMRDLCGFRMGPFELMDFIGNDINYAVTEVIFSNFFYDPRYKPSFTQKRLVDAHLFGKKTGRGFYDYREGAVKPEPTRDENLGREIASRILAMLINEAADALYLRVASRDDIDLAMTQGVNYPKGLLAWADEIGIEKIVEKLDSLYVEYLEDRYRCSPLLRKMARENQGFY; encoded by the coding sequence ATGGACACAATAGGCATACTTGGCGCAGGAGCAATGGGCAGCGGCATCGCCCAAGTCGCCGCTGCTGCCGGACATCAAGTGGTGATATGCGACAATCTTACCATTGCCTTGGCCAAGGCTGGCAAGGGCATGCAGGCATCCTTGAAATTAGGCGTCGAAAAAGGAAAAATCACAGATGCCGAGGCATATTCCCTATTCAGCCGCGTCCGCTTCACCGACCACATGAGCGAATTCCGCGATTGCGCCATCATCATCGAGGCCATTGTGGAAGACATCGAACAGAAACAAATCGCTTTCAAGAGCATGGAGGCCATCGTGGACGAAAATACCATTCTGGCCAGCAACACCTCCTCGCTTTCCATATCGGCTATGGGTGCCCAACTCAAACACCCAGAGCGCATACTCGGTGTCCACTTCTTCAATCCTGCCCCGCTGATGCGGCTGGTGGAAATCATCCCCGGCCTTCAGACCCGCCCAGATGTGGTGGAGCGCGGCAAAAAACTCATTGACAGCTGGGGCAAGACGACCGTCATCGCCAAAGACACACCAGGCTTCATCGTCAATCGCGTGGCAAGGCCCTATTATGGGGAAGCCCTGCGCATTTTCGACGAAGGCATCGCGGATGTCGCCACCATTGACTGGGCCATGCGCGACCTCTGCGGCTTCCGCATGGGGCCTTTTGAACTGATGGACTTCATCGGCAATGACATCAACTACGCCGTGACGGAAGTGATTTTCTCCAATTTTTTCTACGACCCTCGCTACAAACCCTCTTTCACCCAAAAACGCCTCGTGGATGCACACCTGTTTGGCAAAAAAACAGGGCGCGGATTCTACGACTATCGAGAAGGCGCCGTGAAACCCGAACCTACCCGCGACGAAAACCTCGGACGCGAAATCGCCAGCCGCATCCTCGCCATGCTTATCAACGAAGCCGCCGACGCACTCTACCTGCGCGTCGCCAGCCGCGACGACATTGACCTCGCCATGACGCAAGGGGTCAACTATCCCAAAGGGTTGCTCGCTTGGGCCGACGAAATCGGCATCGAAAAAATCGTGGAAAAACTGGATTCGCTCTATGTCGAATATCTGGAAGACCGCTACCGATGCAGCCCGCTGTTGCGGAAAATGGCAAGGGAAAATCAGGGGTTTTATTGA